In the Anastrepha obliqua isolate idAnaObli1 chromosome 1, idAnaObli1_1.0, whole genome shotgun sequence genome, one interval contains:
- the LOC129236166 gene encoding transcription factor Ouib-like: MHIYDLCRICLTEDINTSTMQPLFENENDSCTEIVQRIELCGGIVLKPHEEFPKMICSQCLDKLNVSFKFRSMCQASEHALLDAIVKSELKTEPQEYDNSQIISKIEEDNEDDSQMFFDMHTEFIDAQEVNLEDITERVEEEILESDMEPNTESAEEFIEYTDSEYFEEEVAKVIVKQTATQAYIKREPPTGENSGRKRGRPKGKQEGISIKSELHSGKKSNRGRKKKEEPEIASIMCEICGNIYTKRSLLKMHMRRHMSEKPFECEICGKTFACPSEIGRHMRVHTGEKPYVCKYCGRTFADRSTNIKHERIHTNERPFTCQTCGKSFTYSNVLKNHMLTHTGEKPFPCTPCNKTFSRKHQLDQHIATITHQQTVRNLAAADVKVQHLLHQVHPNQHIATITNQQTVSNLNTTDVKVEHLLQPHQTVTNLTATDIKLTDMLEEEEEQSDQHIITITHQNTITNVEEADEEVQHHNSDDYINAE; encoded by the exons ATGCATATATATGATTTGTGTCGTATTTGCCTCACAGAGGATATTAACACAAGCACAATGCAGCCTctgtttgaaaatgaaaatgattctTGTACCGAGATTGTGCAGCGCATAGAACTCTGTGGTGGAATTGTG CTGAAACCTCATGAAGAGTTTCCCAAGATGATTTGTTCTCAGTGCTTAGATAAACTAAATGTTTCCTTCAAATTCCGTTCCATGTGCCAGGCGAGTGAGCATGCCCTTTTAGATGCTATAGTAAAG tcCGAATTGAAAACTGAGCCGCAGGAATATGACAACTCACAGATAATATCAAAAATCGAGGAAGATAACGAAGACGACAGTCAAATGTTCTTCGACATGCATACTGAATTTATCGATGCTCAAGAAGTAAATTTAGAAGATATAACTGAAAGGGTTGAAGAAGAAATACTAGAATCAGATATGGAGCCCAATACAGAAAGTGCTGAAGAATTTATTGAATATACTGACagtgaatattttgaagaagaagtGGCGAAAGTTATTGTAAAACAGACAGCAACACAAGCGTATATAAAAAGAGAACCGCCAACAGGTGAAAATTCTGGTCGTAAACGGGGTCGGCCAAAGGGAAAACAAGAAGGGATAAGCATCAAGTCTGAATTACATAGTGGAAAGAAATCGAATCGGGGTAGAAAGAAGAAGGAAGAACCGGAGATAGCCAGTATAATGTGCGAAATTTGTGGAAATATATATACGAAACGTAGTTTGCTGAAAATGCATATGCGCCGTCATATGTCTGAAAAGCCTTTTGAATGCGA aaTTTGTGGTAAAACCTTCGCATGCCCCTCAGAAATCGGCCGTCATATGCGTGTGCATACTGGAGAAAAACCATATGTGTGCAAATACTGTGGGCGAACGTTTGCTGATCGGAGCACGAATATAAAACACGAAAG GATTCATACAAATGAACGCCCGTTTACTTGTCAGACGTGTGGTAAATCTTTTACTTACTCCAATGTTTTAAAGAATCACATGTTAACCCACACCGGCGAAAAACCATTCCC TTGTACACcttgcaataaaactttttcacgtAAACATCAGTTAGACCAACATATTGCAACCATAACACATCAGCAAACAGTTAGAAATCTTGCTGCAGCGGACGTTAAAGTGCAGCATTTGCTGCATCAGGTGCATCCAAATCAACACATTGCCACCATAACAAATCAGCAAACGGTCAGCAATCTTAATACCACAGATGTGAAAGTTGAGCATTTGCTACAGCCACATCAAACAGTTACAAATCTTACAGCTACAGATATCAAACTTACTGATATgcttgaagaagaagaagagcaatCTGACCaacatattataactataacaCACCAGAACACAATAACAAATGTGGAAGAAGCGGATGAGGAAGTGCAACATCACAACTCTGATGACTACATTAATGCTGAATAG
- the LOC129246355 gene encoding J domain-containing protein CG6693 encodes MGLLDLCEEYFDERDIYKLLELEKSALPKDIKKAYYKLSLQVHPDRVKDDEKANATEKFKVLSKIYQVLSDKDKRALYDEQGVVDDEDDMLDGKLKSWLDLWRQMFKRITEEDISNYQKSYVGSELERNDMKKAYLSSKGCINHMMNEVPFLNVEDEPRLQKIIREMIDAGEVPEYKIFTNEPAQKRQRRHKKMARELKEADEIKQKMRSENNLERQIMERNKSREADYNSLMDRLMEKYGADDDSSEVFEIRGKKSNSKNTSSKKKATGTPSKVNGVKTGRVNKKRN; translated from the coding sequence ATGGGCCTATTAGATTTGTGCGAGGAATATTTTGACGAGCGAGATATCTACAAGCTGCTGGAGTTGGAAAAGTCGGCATTACCAAAGGATATAAAAAAGGCATATTACAAGTTGTCTCTACAAGTTCATCCAGACCGTGTTAAGGATGACGAGAAAGCCAATGCCACAGAAAAATTCAAGGTATTATCGAAAATCTACCAAGTTCTTTCTGACAAAGACAAGCGTGCTTTATATGATGAACAAGGTGTTGTTGACGATGAAGACGATATGTTAGATGGAAAACTCAAGTCATGGTTGGATCTATGGAGGCAGATGTTCAAGCGAATCACCGAGGAAGATATTTCTAATTATCAAAAGTCCTATGTAGGTTCCGAATTAGAGCGAAATGATATGAAGAAGGCGTATTTATCGAGTAAGGGCTGTATCAATCATATGATGAATGAGGTGCCATTCCTAAATGTGGAAGATGAACCGCGTTTGCAGAAGATCATACGAGAAATGATTGATGCCGGTGAGGTGccagaatataaaatatttaccaatGAGCCAGCTCAGAAACGACAGCGTCGGCACAAAAAGATGGCGCGCGAATTGAAAGAAGCAGAtgagataaaacaaaaaatgcggaGTGAAAATAATCTGGAAAGGCAAATTATGGAGCGTAACAAGTCTCGCGAGGCGGACTACAATTCACTTATGGATAGGCTAATGGAAAAGTATGGTGCAGATGATGATAGTTCGGAGGTTTTCGAAATCCGCGGAAAGAAATCCAACTCTAAGAACACATcatcaaaaaagaaagcaaccGGAACTCCATCGAAAGTGAATGGCGTGAAAACTGGAAGAGTAAACAAAAAGCGCAATTAA
- the LOC129235635 gene encoding transcription factor Ouib-like gives MEHKIILKCRTCLEDNEEESMFELFMENDTEANEPLQKLRLSKKIENCCGVRIRPSSDMPSKICWKCFEMTRMWYNFRQMCLNSQLYLESLCEDRIRPEGTDDVEFLEYLMEELQVHRDKVHESADAIESGSDDDDDDDLGLLVDEEDDGVYIESENDLDRCIKEEPQFGDDKSNVETPNKTLNNPTTITEANVDKSSETGKQRNVTKLKKRMYRPPSPTCYMCSICGNVYNKKATFVYHMSLHNNVKPHECELCGKSFRQICELKNHMRRHTGEKPYKCSYCDRHFIDRSEKHRHERVHTNTRPYICSVCGKSFMYSAILKNHSKLHTGKKDFNCMVCQKAFTLQHQLKAHLQTLTHKQKEAHYISAGYEVVYE, from the exons ATGGAGCACAAGATAATACTGAAATGCCGCACTTGCTTGGAGGATAATGAAGAGGAAAGTATGTTTGAGTTATTTATGGAAAATGACACCGAAGCTAACGAGCCATTACAAAAATTAAGGCTCAGTAAAAAAATCGAGAACTGCTGTGGCGTGCGG ATTCGACCGTCATCTGATATGCCATCAAAAATATGTTGGAAATGTTTTGAAATGACAAGAATGTGGTATAACTTTCGTCAAATGTGTTTGAATTCTCAGCTTTACTTAGAGAGTTTGTGTGAGGATCGAATACGTCCAGAAGGCACTGATGATGTAGAATTTTTAGAGTACCTGATGGAAGAATTACAAGTACACCGTGACAAAGTACATGAATCTGCCGATGCTATAGAATCTGGTtccgatgatgatgacgatgatgatctGGGTTTACTTGTAGATGAAGAAGACGACGGTGTGTATATAGAATCAGAAAATGATTTAGATCGTTGCATCAAAGAAGAACCACAATTTGGTGACGATAAAAGCAATGTTGAGACGCCAAATAAAACGCTCAACAATCCAACGACAATAACTGAAGCTAATGTTGACAAAAGTTCGGAAACTGGAAAACAGCGAAAtgtaacgaaattaaaaaagcgTATGTATCGTCCACCTAGCCCCACATGTTATATGTGCTCCATTTGCGGCAACGTTTACAACAAGAAAGCTACTTTTGTGTACCACATGTCCCTGCACAACAACGTCAAGCCACATGAGTGCGA GCTCTGTGGCAAATCATTTCGCCAAATATGTGAGTTAAAGAATCACATGCGACGGCATACCGGCGAGAAGCCCTACAAGTGTTCGTACTGTGATCGCCACTTCATAGATCGTAGTGAGAAACATCGGCACGAACG TGTGCATACAAACACGCGTCCATATATTTGTAGCGTTTGCGGCAAAAGTTTCATGTACTCCGCCATACTAAAGAACCACTCCAAACTGCACACCGGTAAAAAGGATTTCAA ttgtATGGTTTGTCAAAAAGCATTTACACTTCAGCATCAGCTAAAGGCCCATTTACAAACTTTGACCCATAAACAAAAAGAGGCGCATTATATTTCTGCGGGCTACGAGGTCGTTTATGAGTAG